The following are encoded together in the Populus trichocarpa isolate Nisqually-1 chromosome 5, P.trichocarpa_v4.1, whole genome shotgun sequence genome:
- the LOC18098540 gene encoding receptor-like protein 13 isoform X1, with protein MMMKKMGAWMLLALLTLVGDWCGRCYGCLEEERIGLLEIKPLFDPNSIYMRDWVEYSSNCCEWYGIECDNTTRRVIHLSLWDATDFLLGDWVLNASLFLPFKELQSLDLSFNGLVGCSENEGFEVLPSKLEVLDLTRNRFNNDKGILSCFNGISALKSLDLSDNQLTGSGLKVLSSRLKKLENLHLSANQCNDSIFSSITGFSSLKSLDLSYNEVTGSGLKVLSSRLQKLENLHLSGNQCNDSIFSSITGFSSLKSLDLSDNQVTGSGLKVLSSRLKRLENLDLSGNQCNDSIFSSLSGFSSLKYLNLSKNQLTGSSTGINSFQVLVSGLRNLEELHLYSNKLNNNILSSLSGFSTLKSLDLSDNMFTGSTGLNGLRNLEELYLGSNKFNDSILLSLSGFSTLKSLDLSNNSFTGSTGLNGLRNLETLYLDSTDFKESILIESLGALPSLKTLDASYSNFTHFGKGLCNSSSLEEVFLDDSSLPASFLRNIGPLSTLKVLSLAGVDFNSTLPAQGWCELKNLEELYLSGNNLKGVLPPCLGNLSFLQILDLSHNQLEGNIAFSYLSHLKQLRSLSIKNNYFQVPISFGSFMNLSNLKLIACDNNELIAAPSFQPSAPKFQLLFFSASNCTPKPLKAGFTNFLHSQYDLMFVDLSHNKFVGEPFPSWLFENNRKLNRLYLRDTSITGPLQLPQHPTPYLQTVDISGNTIHGQIARNICSIFPRLKNFLMANNSLTGCIPRCFGNMSSLEFLDLSNNHMSCELLEHNLPTVGSLWSLQLSNNNFSGRLPPSVFNMTYLLYLLLDGNKFVGEVPGTFSLESSLLWLDISNNLLSGMLPRGIGNSSKNQLDGIDLSRNHFEGTIPIEYFNSSGLEFVDLSENNLSGSLPLGFHALDLRYVHLYGNRLSGPLPYDFYNLSSLVTLDLGDNNLTGPIPNWIDSLSELSIFVLKSNQFNGKLPHQLCLLRKLSILDLSENNFSGLLPSCLSNLNLTASDEKTSVEPDWGSRDYWSEEEMFSSMGGRGFSPSDTMLWPEISVKIAVELTAKKNFYTYEGGILRYMSALDLSCNRFTGEIPTEWGNLSGIYSLNLSQNNLTGLIPSSFSNLKHIESLDLSHNNLNGRIPAQLVELTFLAVFNVSYNNLSGRTPEMKNQFGTFDESSYKGNPLLCGPPLQNSCDKTESPSARVPNDCNGDGGFIDMYSFYASFGVCYIIAVLTIAAVLCINPHWRRRWFYFIEECIDTCFCFLAINFRKLSRFRR; from the exons atgatgatgaaaaaaatgggGGCTTGGATGTTGCTAGCATTATTGACTTTGGTTGGCGACTGGTGTGGTCGTTGTTATGGGTGTTTGGAGGAAGAGAGAATTGGTCTCTTAGAGATCAAGCCTTTGTTCGACCCAAACAGCATTTACATGAGAGATTGGGTGGAGTACAGTAGTAATTGTTGTGAGTGGTATGGCATCGAGTGTGATAACACTACAAGGCGAGTGATCCACCTCTCTCTTTGGGATGCAACGGATTTCCTCTTGGGGGATTGGGTTCTCAACGCATCTTTGTTTCTGCCTTTTAAGGAATTGCAAAGTcttgatttgagttttaatgGATTAGTTGGTTGCTCTGAGAATGAGG GCTTCGAAGTCCTACCATCAAAACTGGAGGTACTTGACCTAACTCGGAACCGATTTAATAATGATAAAGGCATTTTATCATGCTTCAATGGGATTTCCGCTCTCAAGTCTTTGGACCTGTCAGACAATCAGCTGACAGGGTCAG GTCTCAAAGTCTTGTCATCAAGGTTGAAAAAGCTGGAGAACCTTCACCTGAGTGCCAATCAATGCAACGATAGCATTTTTTCATCTATAACTGGATTTTCATCTCTCAAGTCTTTGGATCTGTCATACAATGAGGTGACAGGGTCAG GTCTCAAAGTCTTGTCATCAAGGTTGCAAAAGCTGGAGAACCTTCACCTAAGTGGGAATCAGTGCAACGATAGCATTTTTTCATCTATAACTGGGTTTTCATCTCTCAAGTCTTTGGACCTGTCAGACAATCAGGTGACAGGATCAG GTCTCAAAGTCTTGTCATCAAGGTTGAAAAGGCTGGAGAACCTTGACCTAAGTGGGAATCAGTGCAACGATAGCATTTTTTCATCTCTAAGTGGGTTTTCATCCCTCAAGTATTTAAATCTATCAAAGAATCAGCTGACAGGATCATCTACTGGTATCAATA GTTTTCAAGTGCTAGTTTCAGGGTTGAGGAATTTGGAGGAACTTCATCTTTATTCCAATAAATTGAACAACAACATTTTATCATCTCTCAGTGGATTTTCAACTCTCAAATCTCTAGATTTATCAGACAACATGTTCACAGGATCAACTGGTCTCAATG GTTTAAGGAATTTGGAGGAACTTTATCTGGGTTCCAATAAATTTAACGACAGCATTTTATTATCTCTCAGTGGATTTTCAACTCTCAAATCTCTAGATCTGTCAAACAATAGCTTCACGGGATCAACTGGTCTCAATG GTTTAAGGAATTTAGAAACGTTGTATCTGGATTCAACTGACTTCAAGGAAAGCATTTTGATAGAGTCATTGGGAGCGTTGCCATCCCTCAAGACCTTAGATGCAAGTTATAGTAATTTTACACACTTTGGGAAAG GGTTGTGTAATTCGTCTAGCCTTGAAGAAGTGTTCCTCGATGATTCTTCACTCCCAGCAAGCTTTCTTAGGAACATTGGACCCTTGTCTACTCTTAAAGTCCTATCCTTGGCCGGAGTTGACTTCAATAGCACCCTACCTGCTCAAG GTTGGTGTGAACTGAAGAATCTTGAAGAGCTATATCTCTCAGGAAACAATCTAAAGGGCGTACTCCCTCCTTGTTTGGGAAATCTATCATTTCTACAAATCTTGGATTTATCTCACAATCAATTGGAGGGAAATATTGCCTTTAGTTACCTTTCCCATCTTAAGCAGCTCAGATCcctctcaattaaaaataactacttTCAAGTTCCAATATCATTTGGTTCATTTATGAACCTCTCCAACCTCAAGCTCATTGCATGCGATAACAATGAGCTAATAGCTGCACCCAGTTTTCAGCCTTCAGCTCCCAAGTTCCAGCTTCTTTTCTTTAGTGCTTCAAACTGTACTCCAAAACCACTCAAGGCTGGATTTACAAACTTCCTGCATAGCCAATACGATTTGATGTTTGTTGATCTATCCCACAACAAATTCGTTGGAGAACCTTTCCCATCTTGGCTGTTTGAGAATAATAGAAAGTTAAATCGACTATATTTGAGAGACACCTCAATTACAGGTCCTTTGCAGCTGCCACAACATCCAACACCCTACCTTCAGACAGTAGATATTTCTGGCAACACCATACATGGTCAAATTGCAAGGAACATATGTTCGATTTTTCCACGTTTGAAGAACTTCTTGATGGCTAACAATAGCCTCACAGGTTGCATTCCTCGTTGTTTTGGGAATATGAGCTCTCTCGAATTCTTGGATCTTTCCAACAATCACATGTCTTGTGAACTGCTTGAGCATAATTTGCCAACAGTAGGCTCGTTGTGGTCCTTACAGCTGTCCAACAACAACTTCAGTGGGCGATTACCACCATCTGTGTTCAACATGACTTACCTACTTTACCTCCTTCTAGATGGAAACAAATTTGTAGGAGAAGTACCAGGTACCTTTTCTCTTGAATCATCACTTTTGTGGTTGGATATCAGTAACAATCTTTTGTCAGGCATGCTTCCAAGGGGAATAGGGAACTCTTCAAAAAACCAACTTGATGGAATTGATTTGTCCAGAAATCATTTTGAAGGTACCATTCCAATAGAATATTTCAATTCTTCTGGGCTTGAATTTGTAGATCTTTCTGAAAACAATCTGTCTGGGTCATTACCGTTGGGCTTCCATGCATTAGATTTACGCTATGTCCACCTATACGGAAATAGATTGAGCGGTCCACTGccatatgatttttataatctCTCTTCGTTGGTGACATTAGATCTCGGCGATAACAACTTAACTGGGCCCATTCCAAATTGGATTGATAGCCTTTCAGAATTGAGCATTTTTGTTCTCAAATCTAATCAATTCAATGGGAAACTTCCTCATCAGTTATGCTTGTTAAGGAAATTAAGCATATTGGATCtttcagaaaataatttttctggtCTGTTACCCTCATGTTTGAGCAATTTAAATCTTACGGCATCAGATGAAAAAACTTCGGTTGAACCTGATTGGGGGTCACGAGATTATTGGAGCGAGGAAGAAATGTTTTCATCCATGGGGGGAAGAGGATTTTCTCCTTCTGACACAATGTTGTGGCCAGAGATCAGTGTAAAAATAGCTGTGGAGCTTACAGCAAAGAAAAATTTCTACACTTACGAAGGCGGTATCCTTCGTTACATGTCTGCTTTGGATCTTTCTTGTAACAGATTCACTGGAGAAATCCCGACAGAATGGGGAAACTTAAGTGGGATATATTCTCTAAATCTGTCACAAAATAATCTCACTGGATTGATCCCTTCATCTTTCTCCAATCTGAAGCACATAGAGAGCTTGGATCTTTCTCACAACAACTTGAATGGGAGAATTCCTGCACAACTCGTTGAACTGACCTTTCTAGCTGTTTTCAACGTGTCGTACAATAATTTGTCAGGAAGAACACCGGAgatgaaaaatcaatttggtACCTTTGATGAAAGCAGTTATAAAGGGAATCCTCTTCTTTGTGGACCTCCATTGCAAAACAGTTGCGACAAAACAGAATCACCATCAGCGAGAGTGCCTAATGATTGCAATGGAGATGGTGGCTTCATAGACATGTACAGTTTCTATGCCAGTTTTGGTGTGTGTTACATAATTGCGGTGTTGACAATTGCAGCAGTACTGTGCATAAATCCGCATTGGCGACGCAGGTGGTTTTACTTCATTGAAGAATGCATCGACACTTGCTTCTGCTTTTTGGCTATAAACTTTCGCAAGTTGTCCAGATTCAGAAGGTGA
- the LOC18098540 gene encoding receptor-like protein 9b isoform X2 — MMMKKMGAWMLLALLTLVGDWCGRCYGCLEEERIGLLEIKPLFDPNSIYMRDWVEYSSNCCEWYGIECDNTTRRVIHLSLWDATDFLLGDWVLNASLFLPFKELQSLDLSFNGLVGCSENEGFEVLPSKLEVLDLTRNRFNNDKGILSCFNGISALKSLDLSDNQLTGSGLKVLSSRLKKLENLHLSANQCNDSIFSSITGFSSLKSLDLSYNEVTGSGLKVLSSRLQKLENLHLSGNQCNDSIFSSITGFSSLKSLDLSDNQVTGSGLKVLSSRLKRLENLDLSGNQCNDSIFSSLSGFSSLKYLNLSKNQLTGSSTGINSFQVLVSGLRNLEELHLYSNKLNNNILSSLSGFSTLKSLDLSDNMFTGSTGLNGLRNLETLYLDSTDFKESILIESLGALPSLKTLDASYSNFTHFGKGLCNSSSLEEVFLDDSSLPASFLRNIGPLSTLKVLSLAGVDFNSTLPAQGWCELKNLEELYLSGNNLKGVLPPCLGNLSFLQILDLSHNQLEGNIAFSYLSHLKQLRSLSIKNNYFQVPISFGSFMNLSNLKLIACDNNELIAAPSFQPSAPKFQLLFFSASNCTPKPLKAGFTNFLHSQYDLMFVDLSHNKFVGEPFPSWLFENNRKLNRLYLRDTSITGPLQLPQHPTPYLQTVDISGNTIHGQIARNICSIFPRLKNFLMANNSLTGCIPRCFGNMSSLEFLDLSNNHMSCELLEHNLPTVGSLWSLQLSNNNFSGRLPPSVFNMTYLLYLLLDGNKFVGEVPGTFSLESSLLWLDISNNLLSGMLPRGIGNSSKNQLDGIDLSRNHFEGTIPIEYFNSSGLEFVDLSENNLSGSLPLGFHALDLRYVHLYGNRLSGPLPYDFYNLSSLVTLDLGDNNLTGPIPNWIDSLSELSIFVLKSNQFNGKLPHQLCLLRKLSILDLSENNFSGLLPSCLSNLNLTASDEKTSVEPDWGSRDYWSEEEMFSSMGGRGFSPSDTMLWPEISVKIAVELTAKKNFYTYEGGILRYMSALDLSCNRFTGEIPTEWGNLSGIYSLNLSQNNLTGLIPSSFSNLKHIESLDLSHNNLNGRIPAQLVELTFLAVFNVSYNNLSGRTPEMKNQFGTFDESSYKGNPLLCGPPLQNSCDKTESPSARVPNDCNGDGGFIDMYSFYASFGVCYIIAVLTIAAVLCINPHWRRRWFYFIEECIDTCFCFLAINFRKLSRFRR, encoded by the exons atgatgatgaaaaaaatgggGGCTTGGATGTTGCTAGCATTATTGACTTTGGTTGGCGACTGGTGTGGTCGTTGTTATGGGTGTTTGGAGGAAGAGAGAATTGGTCTCTTAGAGATCAAGCCTTTGTTCGACCCAAACAGCATTTACATGAGAGATTGGGTGGAGTACAGTAGTAATTGTTGTGAGTGGTATGGCATCGAGTGTGATAACACTACAAGGCGAGTGATCCACCTCTCTCTTTGGGATGCAACGGATTTCCTCTTGGGGGATTGGGTTCTCAACGCATCTTTGTTTCTGCCTTTTAAGGAATTGCAAAGTcttgatttgagttttaatgGATTAGTTGGTTGCTCTGAGAATGAGG GCTTCGAAGTCCTACCATCAAAACTGGAGGTACTTGACCTAACTCGGAACCGATTTAATAATGATAAAGGCATTTTATCATGCTTCAATGGGATTTCCGCTCTCAAGTCTTTGGACCTGTCAGACAATCAGCTGACAGGGTCAG GTCTCAAAGTCTTGTCATCAAGGTTGAAAAAGCTGGAGAACCTTCACCTGAGTGCCAATCAATGCAACGATAGCATTTTTTCATCTATAACTGGATTTTCATCTCTCAAGTCTTTGGATCTGTCATACAATGAGGTGACAGGGTCAG GTCTCAAAGTCTTGTCATCAAGGTTGCAAAAGCTGGAGAACCTTCACCTAAGTGGGAATCAGTGCAACGATAGCATTTTTTCATCTATAACTGGGTTTTCATCTCTCAAGTCTTTGGACCTGTCAGACAATCAGGTGACAGGATCAG GTCTCAAAGTCTTGTCATCAAGGTTGAAAAGGCTGGAGAACCTTGACCTAAGTGGGAATCAGTGCAACGATAGCATTTTTTCATCTCTAAGTGGGTTTTCATCCCTCAAGTATTTAAATCTATCAAAGAATCAGCTGACAGGATCATCTACTGGTATCAATA GTTTTCAAGTGCTAGTTTCAGGGTTGAGGAATTTGGAGGAACTTCATCTTTATTCCAATAAATTGAACAACAACATTTTATCATCTCTCAGTGGATTTTCAACTCTCAAATCTCTAGATTTATCAGACAACATGTTCACAGGATCAACTGGTCTCAATG GTTTAAGGAATTTAGAAACGTTGTATCTGGATTCAACTGACTTCAAGGAAAGCATTTTGATAGAGTCATTGGGAGCGTTGCCATCCCTCAAGACCTTAGATGCAAGTTATAGTAATTTTACACACTTTGGGAAAG GGTTGTGTAATTCGTCTAGCCTTGAAGAAGTGTTCCTCGATGATTCTTCACTCCCAGCAAGCTTTCTTAGGAACATTGGACCCTTGTCTACTCTTAAAGTCCTATCCTTGGCCGGAGTTGACTTCAATAGCACCCTACCTGCTCAAG GTTGGTGTGAACTGAAGAATCTTGAAGAGCTATATCTCTCAGGAAACAATCTAAAGGGCGTACTCCCTCCTTGTTTGGGAAATCTATCATTTCTACAAATCTTGGATTTATCTCACAATCAATTGGAGGGAAATATTGCCTTTAGTTACCTTTCCCATCTTAAGCAGCTCAGATCcctctcaattaaaaataactacttTCAAGTTCCAATATCATTTGGTTCATTTATGAACCTCTCCAACCTCAAGCTCATTGCATGCGATAACAATGAGCTAATAGCTGCACCCAGTTTTCAGCCTTCAGCTCCCAAGTTCCAGCTTCTTTTCTTTAGTGCTTCAAACTGTACTCCAAAACCACTCAAGGCTGGATTTACAAACTTCCTGCATAGCCAATACGATTTGATGTTTGTTGATCTATCCCACAACAAATTCGTTGGAGAACCTTTCCCATCTTGGCTGTTTGAGAATAATAGAAAGTTAAATCGACTATATTTGAGAGACACCTCAATTACAGGTCCTTTGCAGCTGCCACAACATCCAACACCCTACCTTCAGACAGTAGATATTTCTGGCAACACCATACATGGTCAAATTGCAAGGAACATATGTTCGATTTTTCCACGTTTGAAGAACTTCTTGATGGCTAACAATAGCCTCACAGGTTGCATTCCTCGTTGTTTTGGGAATATGAGCTCTCTCGAATTCTTGGATCTTTCCAACAATCACATGTCTTGTGAACTGCTTGAGCATAATTTGCCAACAGTAGGCTCGTTGTGGTCCTTACAGCTGTCCAACAACAACTTCAGTGGGCGATTACCACCATCTGTGTTCAACATGACTTACCTACTTTACCTCCTTCTAGATGGAAACAAATTTGTAGGAGAAGTACCAGGTACCTTTTCTCTTGAATCATCACTTTTGTGGTTGGATATCAGTAACAATCTTTTGTCAGGCATGCTTCCAAGGGGAATAGGGAACTCTTCAAAAAACCAACTTGATGGAATTGATTTGTCCAGAAATCATTTTGAAGGTACCATTCCAATAGAATATTTCAATTCTTCTGGGCTTGAATTTGTAGATCTTTCTGAAAACAATCTGTCTGGGTCATTACCGTTGGGCTTCCATGCATTAGATTTACGCTATGTCCACCTATACGGAAATAGATTGAGCGGTCCACTGccatatgatttttataatctCTCTTCGTTGGTGACATTAGATCTCGGCGATAACAACTTAACTGGGCCCATTCCAAATTGGATTGATAGCCTTTCAGAATTGAGCATTTTTGTTCTCAAATCTAATCAATTCAATGGGAAACTTCCTCATCAGTTATGCTTGTTAAGGAAATTAAGCATATTGGATCtttcagaaaataatttttctggtCTGTTACCCTCATGTTTGAGCAATTTAAATCTTACGGCATCAGATGAAAAAACTTCGGTTGAACCTGATTGGGGGTCACGAGATTATTGGAGCGAGGAAGAAATGTTTTCATCCATGGGGGGAAGAGGATTTTCTCCTTCTGACACAATGTTGTGGCCAGAGATCAGTGTAAAAATAGCTGTGGAGCTTACAGCAAAGAAAAATTTCTACACTTACGAAGGCGGTATCCTTCGTTACATGTCTGCTTTGGATCTTTCTTGTAACAGATTCACTGGAGAAATCCCGACAGAATGGGGAAACTTAAGTGGGATATATTCTCTAAATCTGTCACAAAATAATCTCACTGGATTGATCCCTTCATCTTTCTCCAATCTGAAGCACATAGAGAGCTTGGATCTTTCTCACAACAACTTGAATGGGAGAATTCCTGCACAACTCGTTGAACTGACCTTTCTAGCTGTTTTCAACGTGTCGTACAATAATTTGTCAGGAAGAACACCGGAgatgaaaaatcaatttggtACCTTTGATGAAAGCAGTTATAAAGGGAATCCTCTTCTTTGTGGACCTCCATTGCAAAACAGTTGCGACAAAACAGAATCACCATCAGCGAGAGTGCCTAATGATTGCAATGGAGATGGTGGCTTCATAGACATGTACAGTTTCTATGCCAGTTTTGGTGTGTGTTACATAATTGCGGTGTTGACAATTGCAGCAGTACTGTGCATAAATCCGCATTGGCGACGCAGGTGGTTTTACTTCATTGAAGAATGCATCGACACTTGCTTCTGCTTTTTGGCTATAAACTTTCGCAAGTTGTCCAGATTCAGAAGGTGA
- the LOC18098540 gene encoding receptor-like protein 15 isoform X3, whose amino-acid sequence MMMKKMGAWMLLALLTLVGDWCGRCYGCLEEERIGLLEIKPLFDPNSIYMRDWVEYSSNCCEWYGIECDNTTRRVIHLSLWDATDFLLGDWVLNASLFLPFKELQSLDLSFNGLVGCSENEGFEVLPSKLEVLDLTRNRFNNDKGILSCFNGISALKSLDLSDNQLTGSGLKVLSSRLKKLENLHLSANQCNDSIFSSITGFSSLKSLDLSYNEVTGSGLKVLSSRLKRLENLDLSGNQCNDSIFSSLSGFSSLKYLNLSKNQLTGSSTGINSFQVLVSGLRNLEELHLYSNKLNNNILSSLSGFSTLKSLDLSDNMFTGSTGLNGLRNLEELYLGSNKFNDSILLSLSGFSTLKSLDLSNNSFTGSTGLNGLRNLETLYLDSTDFKESILIESLGALPSLKTLDASYSNFTHFGKGLCNSSSLEEVFLDDSSLPASFLRNIGPLSTLKVLSLAGVDFNSTLPAQGWCELKNLEELYLSGNNLKGVLPPCLGNLSFLQILDLSHNQLEGNIAFSYLSHLKQLRSLSIKNNYFQVPISFGSFMNLSNLKLIACDNNELIAAPSFQPSAPKFQLLFFSASNCTPKPLKAGFTNFLHSQYDLMFVDLSHNKFVGEPFPSWLFENNRKLNRLYLRDTSITGPLQLPQHPTPYLQTVDISGNTIHGQIARNICSIFPRLKNFLMANNSLTGCIPRCFGNMSSLEFLDLSNNHMSCELLEHNLPTVGSLWSLQLSNNNFSGRLPPSVFNMTYLLYLLLDGNKFVGEVPGTFSLESSLLWLDISNNLLSGMLPRGIGNSSKNQLDGIDLSRNHFEGTIPIEYFNSSGLEFVDLSENNLSGSLPLGFHALDLRYVHLYGNRLSGPLPYDFYNLSSLVTLDLGDNNLTGPIPNWIDSLSELSIFVLKSNQFNGKLPHQLCLLRKLSILDLSENNFSGLLPSCLSNLNLTASDEKTSVEPDWGSRDYWSEEEMFSSMGGRGFSPSDTMLWPEISVKIAVELTAKKNFYTYEGGILRYMSALDLSCNRFTGEIPTEWGNLSGIYSLNLSQNNLTGLIPSSFSNLKHIESLDLSHNNLNGRIPAQLVELTFLAVFNVSYNNLSGRTPEMKNQFGTFDESSYKGNPLLCGPPLQNSCDKTESPSARVPNDCNGDGGFIDMYSFYASFGVCYIIAVLTIAAVLCINPHWRRRWFYFIEECIDTCFCFLAINFRKLSRFRR is encoded by the exons atgatgatgaaaaaaatgggGGCTTGGATGTTGCTAGCATTATTGACTTTGGTTGGCGACTGGTGTGGTCGTTGTTATGGGTGTTTGGAGGAAGAGAGAATTGGTCTCTTAGAGATCAAGCCTTTGTTCGACCCAAACAGCATTTACATGAGAGATTGGGTGGAGTACAGTAGTAATTGTTGTGAGTGGTATGGCATCGAGTGTGATAACACTACAAGGCGAGTGATCCACCTCTCTCTTTGGGATGCAACGGATTTCCTCTTGGGGGATTGGGTTCTCAACGCATCTTTGTTTCTGCCTTTTAAGGAATTGCAAAGTcttgatttgagttttaatgGATTAGTTGGTTGCTCTGAGAATGAGG GCTTCGAAGTCCTACCATCAAAACTGGAGGTACTTGACCTAACTCGGAACCGATTTAATAATGATAAAGGCATTTTATCATGCTTCAATGGGATTTCCGCTCTCAAGTCTTTGGACCTGTCAGACAATCAGCTGACAGGGTCAG GTCTCAAAGTCTTGTCATCAAGGTTGAAAAAGCTGGAGAACCTTCACCTGAGTGCCAATCAATGCAACGATAGCATTTTTTCATCTATAACTGGATTTTCATCTCTCAAGTCTTTGGATCTGTCATACAATGAGGTGACAGGGTCAG GTCTCAAAGTCTTGTCATCAAGGTTGAAAAGGCTGGAGAACCTTGACCTAAGTGGGAATCAGTGCAACGATAGCATTTTTTCATCTCTAAGTGGGTTTTCATCCCTCAAGTATTTAAATCTATCAAAGAATCAGCTGACAGGATCATCTACTGGTATCAATA GTTTTCAAGTGCTAGTTTCAGGGTTGAGGAATTTGGAGGAACTTCATCTTTATTCCAATAAATTGAACAACAACATTTTATCATCTCTCAGTGGATTTTCAACTCTCAAATCTCTAGATTTATCAGACAACATGTTCACAGGATCAACTGGTCTCAATG GTTTAAGGAATTTGGAGGAACTTTATCTGGGTTCCAATAAATTTAACGACAGCATTTTATTATCTCTCAGTGGATTTTCAACTCTCAAATCTCTAGATCTGTCAAACAATAGCTTCACGGGATCAACTGGTCTCAATG GTTTAAGGAATTTAGAAACGTTGTATCTGGATTCAACTGACTTCAAGGAAAGCATTTTGATAGAGTCATTGGGAGCGTTGCCATCCCTCAAGACCTTAGATGCAAGTTATAGTAATTTTACACACTTTGGGAAAG GGTTGTGTAATTCGTCTAGCCTTGAAGAAGTGTTCCTCGATGATTCTTCACTCCCAGCAAGCTTTCTTAGGAACATTGGACCCTTGTCTACTCTTAAAGTCCTATCCTTGGCCGGAGTTGACTTCAATAGCACCCTACCTGCTCAAG GTTGGTGTGAACTGAAGAATCTTGAAGAGCTATATCTCTCAGGAAACAATCTAAAGGGCGTACTCCCTCCTTGTTTGGGAAATCTATCATTTCTACAAATCTTGGATTTATCTCACAATCAATTGGAGGGAAATATTGCCTTTAGTTACCTTTCCCATCTTAAGCAGCTCAGATCcctctcaattaaaaataactacttTCAAGTTCCAATATCATTTGGTTCATTTATGAACCTCTCCAACCTCAAGCTCATTGCATGCGATAACAATGAGCTAATAGCTGCACCCAGTTTTCAGCCTTCAGCTCCCAAGTTCCAGCTTCTTTTCTTTAGTGCTTCAAACTGTACTCCAAAACCACTCAAGGCTGGATTTACAAACTTCCTGCATAGCCAATACGATTTGATGTTTGTTGATCTATCCCACAACAAATTCGTTGGAGAACCTTTCCCATCTTGGCTGTTTGAGAATAATAGAAAGTTAAATCGACTATATTTGAGAGACACCTCAATTACAGGTCCTTTGCAGCTGCCACAACATCCAACACCCTACCTTCAGACAGTAGATATTTCTGGCAACACCATACATGGTCAAATTGCAAGGAACATATGTTCGATTTTTCCACGTTTGAAGAACTTCTTGATGGCTAACAATAGCCTCACAGGTTGCATTCCTCGTTGTTTTGGGAATATGAGCTCTCTCGAATTCTTGGATCTTTCCAACAATCACATGTCTTGTGAACTGCTTGAGCATAATTTGCCAACAGTAGGCTCGTTGTGGTCCTTACAGCTGTCCAACAACAACTTCAGTGGGCGATTACCACCATCTGTGTTCAACATGACTTACCTACTTTACCTCCTTCTAGATGGAAACAAATTTGTAGGAGAAGTACCAGGTACCTTTTCTCTTGAATCATCACTTTTGTGGTTGGATATCAGTAACAATCTTTTGTCAGGCATGCTTCCAAGGGGAATAGGGAACTCTTCAAAAAACCAACTTGATGGAATTGATTTGTCCAGAAATCATTTTGAAGGTACCATTCCAATAGAATATTTCAATTCTTCTGGGCTTGAATTTGTAGATCTTTCTGAAAACAATCTGTCTGGGTCATTACCGTTGGGCTTCCATGCATTAGATTTACGCTATGTCCACCTATACGGAAATAGATTGAGCGGTCCACTGccatatgatttttataatctCTCTTCGTTGGTGACATTAGATCTCGGCGATAACAACTTAACTGGGCCCATTCCAAATTGGATTGATAGCCTTTCAGAATTGAGCATTTTTGTTCTCAAATCTAATCAATTCAATGGGAAACTTCCTCATCAGTTATGCTTGTTAAGGAAATTAAGCATATTGGATCtttcagaaaataatttttctggtCTGTTACCCTCATGTTTGAGCAATTTAAATCTTACGGCATCAGATGAAAAAACTTCGGTTGAACCTGATTGGGGGTCACGAGATTATTGGAGCGAGGAAGAAATGTTTTCATCCATGGGGGGAAGAGGATTTTCTCCTTCTGACACAATGTTGTGGCCAGAGATCAGTGTAAAAATAGCTGTGGAGCTTACAGCAAAGAAAAATTTCTACACTTACGAAGGCGGTATCCTTCGTTACATGTCTGCTTTGGATCTTTCTTGTAACAGATTCACTGGAGAAATCCCGACAGAATGGGGAAACTTAAGTGGGATATATTCTCTAAATCTGTCACAAAATAATCTCACTGGATTGATCCCTTCATCTTTCTCCAATCTGAAGCACATAGAGAGCTTGGATCTTTCTCACAACAACTTGAATGGGAGAATTCCTGCACAACTCGTTGAACTGACCTTTCTAGCTGTTTTCAACGTGTCGTACAATAATTTGTCAGGAAGAACACCGGAgatgaaaaatcaatttggtACCTTTGATGAAAGCAGTTATAAAGGGAATCCTCTTCTTTGTGGACCTCCATTGCAAAACAGTTGCGACAAAACAGAATCACCATCAGCGAGAGTGCCTAATGATTGCAATGGAGATGGTGGCTTCATAGACATGTACAGTTTCTATGCCAGTTTTGGTGTGTGTTACATAATTGCGGTGTTGACAATTGCAGCAGTACTGTGCATAAATCCGCATTGGCGACGCAGGTGGTTTTACTTCATTGAAGAATGCATCGACACTTGCTTCTGCTTTTTGGCTATAAACTTTCGCAAGTTGTCCAGATTCAGAAGGTGA